In Arachis hypogaea cultivar Tifrunner chromosome 2, arahy.Tifrunner.gnm2.J5K5, whole genome shotgun sequence, a genomic segment contains:
- the LOC112760979 gene encoding protein indeterminate-domain 7-like, translating into MMNPNPNNKGSEEGGVIQKKKRNHPGTPDPEAEVIALSPKTLMATNRFICEICSKGFQRDQNLQLHRRGHNLPWKLRQRSNKEPVRKKVYICPEKSCVHHDASRALGDLTGIKKHFSRKHGEKKWKCHKCSKKYAVQSDWKAHSKTCGTREYKCDCGTLFSRKDSFITHRAFCDALALETSSLLLPPPLQISISTPNNHLLLLLMPSFLLFISITPLTYPYGSTIINNTPLPLMIIVILSDSIITMRLLPCLYLTLCK; encoded by the coding sequence ATGATGAACCCTAACCCTAATAATAAAGGGAGTGAAGAAGGAGGAGTAAtccagaagaaaaagagaaaccaTCCAGGAACACCAGACCCGGAAGCGGAGGTAATAGCGCTGTCGCCCAAGACGCTAATGGCCACAAACAGGTTCATATGCGAGATATGCAGCAAAGGGTTCCAGAGGGACCAGAACCTTCAGCTGCACAGGAGGGGACACAACCTGCCATGGAAGCTGAGGCAGAGATCCAACAAGGAGCCCGTGAGGAAGAAGGTGTACATCTGCCCGGAGAAGAGCTGCGTCCACCACGACGCCTCCAGGGCCCTGGGTGACCTCACCGGCATCAAGAAGCACTTCAGCAGGAAGCACGGCGAGAAGAAGTGGAAGTGCCACAAGTGCTCCAAGAAGTACGCCGTCCAATCCGATTGGAAGGCTCACAGCAAGACCTGCGGCACTCGCGAGTACAAATGTGATTGCGGCACCCTCTTCTCCAGGAAGGATAGCTTCATCACCCACAGAGCTTTCTGCGATGCTTTGGCTCTCGAGACCTCCTCCCTTCTCCTTCCCCCTCCACTACAAATCTCAATTTCCACACCCAacaaccacctcctcctccttctcatgCCCTcattcctcctcttcatttcaaTCACTCCCCTAACTTATCCCTATGGCTCAACCATCATCAACAACACGCCACTTCCTCTCATGATAATAGTAATCTTGTCGGACTCTATCATCACAATGCGTCTTCTTCCTTGCCTTTACCTGACATTGTGCAAATGA